The following DNA comes from Malania oleifera isolate guangnan ecotype guangnan chromosome 12, ASM2987363v1, whole genome shotgun sequence.
aaaaaaatatgctcAGCATACAGTTCTTATTCAACCCAGAATCTTCATTCAAGTTTTAAACCCAGAAAAATAGCAGATGAAGTTAAATTTTTTCTAACTGGACTAACTCAGTTCCTTGATTGTCTCATTTCAGCAAAACTCGGTTAATGCATTGTTTATATGAAACCCACATTTCCTCGGTATCTTGCCGCCTGAAAGTGTATCTCCTCAAGGTTGTGGGAAAATGGGTTTTAGAGTGATTCTACTGTTTGTGTGGTGTATCTTTCTGTCATGGTTTTCACTGTCTTTAGCAGAAGATGTAAAGGTCGTTGTTGAAGGAGTCACCTCCATAGCCACCACAGATGATAACTTCGTGTGTGCCACTCTTGATTGGTGGCCCAGTGGAAAATGCGACTACAATCAGTGCCCCTGGGGAAAAGCCGGCATTCTCAATCtggtaacctctctctctctctctctcccccccccccccccctcttgtaTATGGAAACTGAATTTGTGGGGTTTTGTAATTGTTGCAGGATTTAAACAACAAGATTCTTCTGAATGCTATCAAGGGTAAGTTCAGGATATGCAGCTGAGAATGTCATGTCCTCTGCTTAGAAGTTTGTTCACGGGATAAACATCTTGGGCTTAGTTGTTTTTTTACGATGATTTAGGTATTTGCTCATCTGGGTCTGGGGTTTTGATTATTAATTTCATCTTTAATTTAGAGGTGCCCACAGTTGATGGGTATGCCTTGGTTGTGATAAGATTGCTAACTCATTGAAACTATTTATGACTCGTAAACATTATTAAGAAGGAAAAAAATGTTTGAAAAAATCGTATGGCACAACACAAAACAAGTTATTGGAATTGGTATGGTAATAAAAGAGCATGTAAGATTTTCTTGTCTCAGGAGTTTTGTTCGTTAAACTATCCTTGAAAAAGGTACATAAGTCAGGATTGACAGAAAACCTGTGCCTGGAAATTACCGAGTATTTATGGGAATTGAGTATCAAAACAAGCTAAGGTAGATTAGAATCAATGACCTTGTGATCctaaattgtttcttgtttctaatACCATCTTCTTTGGTTTATTAGTTTTAAGGAGCTTAATTgttctttaaatttcagcatttAGCCCCCTTAGAATCAGATTGGGAGGTTCTTTGCAAGATCAGGTTCTGTACAAAGTTGGAACTCAAGTCAGGAAATGCCCTCACTTCAAAAACAGGAAAAATGGCTTGTTTGGATTCAGCGAAGGTTGCCTCTCCATGGAGAGATGGGACCAGATCAATAACTTACTCAACCAAACGGGGTAGCCACTCCCTGCCCACACCCCCTTCTCAATATATGATCAAATTAACAGATAAATTTTTCATGACTTTCTGTTACAGAGCATTATTCACATTTGGATTGAATGCCCTCATTGGGAGGGAAAAGCTTAGCAACAACGATACGCTTTATGTAGGCAACTGGAGTTCACAAAATGCTCGTGACCTCATGAAGTATAGCGTAGCAAAGGAATACAAAATAGATTCGTATGAACTTGGTAAATTAAATTCTTATTCCAAATTGTCAACTAAATATCGGGTATTCTATGATTGTTCTTGTCTATGTTACTGATACTATTGGCTCGTCATTTGACAGGAAATGAGTTATGTGCAGGCGGGGTATCTGCAAGAGTAAAGGCTGATCAGTATGGAAAAGATTTCATTACTCTCAAAGAACTTGTTAAAGAATTGTACCCCGATCCCACCACACAACCGAAGGTATTGGGTCCGGCTGGCTTTTATGATGAGAAATGGTTTAGCACCTTCCTTGAGGTCACAGGACCAAATGTGGTGGATGGAGTAACACACCACACCTACAATCTTGGTGCTGGTATGCACTAAGCTTCTCTCCAAAAAATTCCCCACCTGGTTGGGTTTAAacattttgggtttttggttttaacaAAATTCCTATGTGCACAGGTGTTGATCCCACTCTTATCAACAAGGTACAAGATCCATATTTTCTAGACCAGGTAGCTCAGACTTACAAGGATGTCTCAACAACCATCAAGTGGTTTGGGCCATGGTCAGAAGCATGGATTGGCGAAGCTGGTGGAGCTTATAACAGTGGTGGCAGATATGTGTCACATACTTTTGTTGATGGCTTTTGGTCAGGCTCTCTCTCCTCCTTTGTGCCTTCCTCTCTGTCTCCTTCTCTTTGAACATGTATTTATACATATGCATGATGCGTCTAGTATATGTGTAAAAATATAGGTATTAACTAGCAGTGAAACAGGTATTTGGATCAATTAGGAATGGCATCAACTTTCAACCACAAAGTTTTCTGTAGACAAGCACTTATAGGGGGAAATTATGGTCTGCTTAATACTACAACATTTATCCCCAACCCAGATTATTATGGGTCAGTATCTCATAACTTTTAATGCTGTTCAAACGGGTTTAATCACGTTGAGATGTTTTATCAGTTTCACCGTCTCCTTTGCCATTCCAACAGCGCACTTTTGTGGCATCGCTTAATGGGAAAGAACGTACTTTCTGCAACTCACAGGAGCTCCCCTTATTTGCGGGCATATTCTCATTGCTCAAAGGACAGTGTAAGTTAATATGTGAAATTTTGATGGAATTTCTTCTTTCCATGGTCATTTTTCTTTCGAATTTCTATAATGGATGGATATCTCTTTTGTCAGCTGGGCATTACTGTAATTCTGATTAACATGTCGAATTCTACTACCTTCGACATCTCGGTCACTGATGATGTGAATTTGTATCCTGACCGACACGAGCTGACTGAGGAGAATTCTCAAGAGGCACAAAGAAGAGAAGAGTACCATTTAACTCCCAAAGATGGCAACATCCAAAGTGATGTAGTGCTACTAAATGGAACCCCCTTGGTGCTCACAGAATCACTGGGCATTCCCACTTTGAACCCCAAGCTTGTGGATCCTTCAAAACCTATTACTGTTGTGCCTGATTCAATTGTCTTTGCAACCTTGAGGAACTTCAAGGCTCCAACATGTGCTTAGTTGCTCTGTCTCTATTTTCCATGTTGTTTTCTTTGGGAAGGATCCCATTTCgtatatttgtttttttatttttagttatgaGCTATTAAGGATGTGGAGATTGTTTTGATTGTAGTTTTAATTTGAGCGTAGGAGTGTGGTAGGAGTTTTCACTtgcaattttttaaaaagatttttcCCTCAATTCTGTTATTAAAATAGGCATGTTCAATGTTTTCTTATtagttaatttaataataaattaataataatccAATGGGTGACAGAAAAACTTGTGTTTTTTGAGATTTATATTGCCCTATTTGCTCATAAAATGTAGGGATATTTTTCAAGAGAATATATAATTGCTGAGATTCTTGTAAGCCCTAAAAAGCATGCTCtgttttacacacacacacacacacacagacagatatatatatattccccaaTTTCTCTAGTCTTTTCTAGGATTTTTTTTCCAAGTGAATGATTCTTCTTTAAAGAAACTATTTTGATTGTCTTCATCATAAGTGAAAAGTTGTTCATTTATCATGATTTGTTCTGTATgaatttaaaagtttaaatttagatttgtgtgaatttgaacaaaatataatataaaaatatattttctttaaaattcatacaaatttatgcTCCCAAGCACTAGATATATGGTCATAAACTCATAAGATTAAAATGCTGCACAGCTAAATATCTTGTTTCATTATTCACATGATGTGTTCAAATATCATTTTCTAAAGAAAAATATGCGTGCCTATGGCAAGCACTTATGAAAGAGTCAAAATAGAACACATTCCCCGCCTGTACTGCTGATTTGGTAAAGCAGTATGAAATGAACCTTTCCATGGTGAATTTGATCAACAGAAAAGCTCAAACTCTATCTAGAATAAGATTCTACACTTTCATGTGCATTTAAAACTGAAACCTTTGAGAAATAATAGTATAAAAAACTGAGTTGGTtgcttcattgcaaaaatccATGCACCAAGGAAAGGAAAGATGCTTTTCTTCAGCTTCAGCAATACTTCATCCAAGATCCACACAGCAAACGGTCCCTGTTTGCAAAGCATATCCAACCTTGCTTGCCCCCCATCCCCTACTGACAACCTGTTATCAACCTTAACAAACCTTCCTTCTCCCGAGGTTTCTCATTCAAATAATCTTTGCTCGGGCTCGTGATGCACGCCAATTCATTCCTCGGGCAAAAGAAGTACAGAACAGACGTCAGCAACGATGGACGCTTTGATAAAGCAAATGGGGTAATTCTCAATCCTGaatttggagagcaaaaaggaatATTAATTGCCCGTTCATGTTCATTCCCAAGCAATTCCAACAAATTCTAAGaattttaacttttatatattgTAATTACATTACATGTTCTGTTGTGTAGATAATAAACACAGGGcagttataattattattttctttcattgTATAGTTAGATTTGCATTCTTAGCCTGCCACATATAACTATGGCTGCTTCTTTTAGGTTGAGATATGGTGCAGGGGAGGAAAACAAAGAACAGCCTAGCGTCAACAGGGAGCGAAGCATTCCCCTCCAAAAAACTTTATCCTTCAAAGGAGGTACACCAATAATTTCAAATAAATACTACTTGGTGCAAAAATTATGTCCTATTTGCTTACATGTAGTATAAATGGAAAATCTCACAGTAATCTAAATTATAATGAATAAATAGGGAGAGCAAAAATCTTGGCATGTGCCGAACTTCAAAGGGGTAATATATACTCCTTGCTGGAAAAGGGATGTAAGTACGtaactaaatcaaacttcaattGCTCACTTGCAGAGAAAAAGAAGAACCAAAGCTGGCTCCGCAAATCTTTTTCTCGCCAAAGGGGTCAGGATGATGACAGCAAGGAAATTGAATATGCAACTGCAGTTGCAGCTGCTGCATTTGCCATTAACTCACTTGAAGAATCTGGCATTCCAATTCAGAAAAAGACGagtgaagttcctgaaacctcAAAGGCCAAGGTGAAGAGCAAGAAAGAAGATACAGCAATTGCAATCCCAGAACCAGGGAAAGTATCCAGGCGATTCTCAGGTAAGAGGATGCATGACTTGCGAACAATAGTTTTTTGCAAAAAAGCTAATGAAGTGGTCTTTATCAGGTGAAACTTCAATGAGAAGCTCAGAAGGTCCAGATATGATTGTGCCCATCAGTGATGCAGCACTGGAAAAGATGCCTGGGAAGACTGTTGGTCCTGCTCCATCCATCAGAAAAACTCCGACTGTTGATAATCAACTGAAGAACACCAGCAGCCAAAATCAGGAAACAGCAGCACCAAAACCTGAAGCACCGTCTGCCTTACAACAACCAGCATTCCAATCAACTGGAGCCAAAAGGCAGAGTTCAACCAGAATAGGTGGAACAAAAGCAGATGCATGGGAGAAGGCTGAGATGGATAAGATCAAACATTGGTAGTCACTAAACTTGATATTACCAAGGCATCCCAAGCCACTATGTTGTAAATGTAAAACATTTAAAACCAATCCACAGGGTAGGCCAAGTATGGAGATTCAATACACCTCAGCGCCGGAAAAATGAACCAATGTAGAAAAGGCAGAACATCTAAAACATTCAAAACTAAACCATTGAGTCAGTAGGCCAAGAATGCAGAGACCAATACAATTCGGAACTGAAAATAAACTAATAGGTTTAAAAAACCTGTTCCAATTTCCTCGTCATGGGCAACTGGAAATGTATGTTTTATTCTTCCACTAACTGATAGAAATTTCAGGTATGAGAAGCTGAGCAAGACAATTACTTCTTGGGaggaaaacaagaagaaaaaggcCAGGCGCCGAAAAGATAAGATAGAGGTTTGCACCTTTTCTTTCCTCTAACAAAACCAACATTAGAATGCTACTATTTAGGAACTAATAACAAATTAAATTGGAACTGCAGGGTGAATTGGAGAGGAGAAGGGTAAAAGCCACACAGCGTTACAACAGGGACATGAAAAGCATTGATCAGATTGCAAGGGCAGCAGAATTGAAAGCAAAGGAAAGACGAAGACTTGAAGAGTCCAAGGTTAAAGAAAAAACAGACAAAATCAGAGAAACAGGAAAAGATCCCACCACATGCTCATGCTTCTGACTGAAAAAACTAAGCCTTTGTGAAGTATCAGGGTAAAAACAGTAACCTGTAAAATAacacacatgtatatatttttCTGACAATGCCACAGCAAACTGAAAAAAGTTCTTATCACATGATATAAAATTTGGCCTTCTATGctaaagaattcaaaattttcaagtagCTATTTACCAAACTAACTATTTATCGGAAAAAATAACCACTTAGGTAGGCAGATTTCCATGTAATctgaaaaacataaacacaagATTATACAATTTACAAGTTTTTAGACCATGTTTATTCAATAATGAAAAAACAAACGGATAATATAGTAAATTGTATTTCCCTTAACAGTGCTAAGTTCATGTTGAAGATATTCAGAAGCAATGAAATCTAAGCATTGGAACACTAATGCATAGTCTAACACCTGTCACAGTGGATCTGAACGAGAATCTATTATATGACCATAAGCAGTCAAAAGCCAGAAAATTTTCTTTGGGGGCAGAAAGGGGAGACACAAAAATCACAAATATTATAGGAgtgaatgtaatttttttttttaagagggaGCAAGCTCAAGCTCAAGCTCAAGCTCAAGTATCTTAAATTTCAAGGAAGGTGGGGTGCATTAAGATTTCATGTCATAAATATTAAAAAACCAGTAGGCCTATACATGAATTTCCAAAGTCAGGCACTGCAATGGCTACACCCCAAACAACCATGACCATAAGCCTGCGTAGATGCTGCCCTTAGCCAATCCTCCCACACCCCCAACTCCCCTCACACTTCCCCCCACCCCccacaagagaaaaaaaaaattcatttcaaaTCAACAATTTGTGGAACTAAAACAAACTGAAACTATATTATCAACATTTTTGTGACATTACCATAGCATAAGCATATGGTACAACAAATTACTTATCTATTTCGTGGCACTGCACCTCATGATGCCGTAACCACCATACCCGctgaacattttttttatttttataaaaaacaaATTCTTTGGCATATTATCATGGAGGGTGATGAACataaagaaaattcaactagtaTAATTTAAATTCCTGCAGAAGCTACATTGCACTAAGGGCAAGCTTGCTTGTGCTTTGCATTATAAGTTCTATAACTTTTACAATATTATGCATCAGAAAGCTTGCTTTCTGTATATGATACACAGCGGAAGCACTTTATCAAAACAATAGCTTTCAAACTCTTCTCTGAAGCCATAGCTGCATAAATTGCTTGAAGATGAACATTTATTGCCTTTTCAAAGCCAATGTTAATGAAGGCACAAATGTCAAATAAAGCTGGGATACTAGCAGTCTAGCACCTCCTACAATCTTCGAAGCTGCCTTTAACAGGTAATCAATGTTCAACTCCCTTTTTGTCCCTATTTGTTTTCCAAGAATCATCAGCCCAAAAAAGGCAGCATAATGGGATAAAGGCAGTTGGGGGGTGGATAAAGACTCCCTCAAATGAAATATCTTTTTAAGCACGTATGGTCATGGTAAGGATTAATGCCCAAATAGAAATGGGATCACATCAAATTTTAGGAATACAGTACAGCAGTTCAGCATAAGAACACGAAAGATCTGATTcaagtaaaaatttattttctcaaCTGTTTTTATTGACCATTTACAAGATACTAATTCTCAAGATTGTTAATCGTTCTAACATAAGGCAGTAACAGTCTAACAGAGCCACCGTTAAAATTAAGCGCATACAAATCAATAATCAAAACTGCATAGCTGTACACGCTAGCCATCACATTGACCTGCATCAGAGCAGTTTATTAATGCTTCAAGCTTTGAAGATGCCCATAAATGCTTCatagccaaaaaaaaaaggcCTTTTAGGCATCAACACTACAAGCACTTGCAAAAGTATATCCCAGGATTATGCTTTTACAACAAACAATAAGAAACTAACAGCAATGCAGTAGAGTTGGCACCAATTACTACAACTGAAAATCTTTACAAATCTAATGGACGAGATGCATCCCCTGGGATTTTGAAACCTCCAACAAACATATTGAATCTGAAAGATTCTAAAGATCAAACCATCAAATTGACGAGAAGCATAATTACTGATCCAAATAAATGTAGTGGGCAAGAGTTGAAAACACAGATGCCATCATCGCACGCTATCACTGGTTTCAGTGTATACAAAAGTCATGTTGGATCTCAAGGTTTATAAACAGATGAACCAATGCCTCAAGCAGTGATTTCTCTCACAAGCCAAACCAAAATAGGATATGTGAAGTACAACACCAGGCAAGACGGTAGTGCAACCAGAACGGTGACTAGCACGTACAGAGCCAACATGGCAGCACTAGCAGGTAGCACACAAAAGACAATCAGAAGAAGAATGAGAACCAATGGAAATTTTGCTGCAAAGTCAATGAAAAGATTCAAAGACTCCTTGAGAGAAAAATGGTGTCTTGCCACATTAGGGAGTTCAGTGATGTGGCTACTATCATCATCGTTTCCCAAATGTCCAGGACAAGGACTGCATGGAACTCTCCGAGAGATGCTACTGTTGCTTGCTTGACTTTCACAAACCAAATTGCTATTCAGAGAGCTAGCTGGTTGATGGTCCACATAAAATGAGGAAAAAGACTTCAATCTATCAGCATTCAAGCTTTCCACCAACCATAGGAGAAAGAAATTCTTGCGAGGAAACTTGAGAACCCCTTTGTAAACCAGCCGGGGGGACAAGAAATGGCACCAAGGGCAAGAAATGAGGAATGGGATCTGGATTTTTTGAGTAGGCAATTTCACAATAGCCCATTGAAGCCCCAAAACGCAATTTTTGCAGAGGGTGTGACCACACCATAACACATAAGGAACATTTTCAACAATATTGAAGGACTCACAGCATATGGGGCATTCCAATCCTTCCTCTCTGCTTATATTCGAACAGATCTCATCATCTAACACTTCTGAACTAGCTCGACTTCGCTTTGATGAGTTTTTATTCAGTCCCATGTTTGCAATAGCATTTGAAGCAAAACACCACATCGTGACAAGCAAGCAAACCAGAGAATACAAGGGGCAATAATTTCTAAAGGAGCATCGTTTAAAACATTAAGTCAATATTACTCATAACTTTGCCCATCAGAAAACCATGAAATGAGTACTTCTGACTGAAAATCAACCTTGAAGATGGCCAGTCACAGCTTCAAGCATCAACAGATTTCCTTCCTCAAATAAACCTGAAAGAATGGTGGGTAGCAAGGACATCAATTGCCAGTTATTAGGTGACTAACAGATAATAAAGCATTCATTGTGTCATTAATGACGAGGAAGATCCAACAAATATGCAGGCCTCATATCATCATATGATATCTGAAGGTATTTTCACTAGACTGCTGCATGCACTCTTCACAAAGCTATAATAATGCTGTTGCATGATAACATGTTCTTTTTGTCTAAAATCACTTCATGCTATAAATATCTCTAATCTAATGTGGAAGAACATGGGTGTCTAAAGTCCAAAAAATCCATTGGGGTGCACTATGAGGTGGATTCCTATCCCATATgcaattaataaaaattataattttcaatgAGATCTTCCCATGGATGTAACACAAAACACaattataaatagaaaaatgaatACACAGGCGCTCAGAGGCAGAGGCTGCCATAAAAATGTtgtttcaaaactcaaaaaaaaaaaaaaaatccctaacTTGGTTTATTACATTCGAACTGAATGACTAAAAGAGCCTACCACATCACCCTACACTGTAGATTCAATAGGTTGTCTCTTGCTAAGCATGGAAGAGCAATTATGGAAGATGTGAATAAAGGGGGGCACATTCTTGGGCATAAATCATTTGCAGATTCCTTCCTGAACCTCCAGGAAAAAAAATGCCCAAGCGCAGCATGTAATTTGAAATTTTTACAGAAAAATGATCAAGGGGTGCTAGCAATTTGAATAGATTATATTCCTTGACAGTCTAGATACAACAACAAACACTTGGCACGCAAAAATCATCGACGCAACAAACCGAGACAGAGCAGAGAAACCCAACACGAAATCCACATGATCATGAGAAAATACAACCATCCATAAGAAATGAATGCAGATCTAAGAATGTTTTGAAAAGGAAAATCATTCAAGTGATCAAAATGGATCGAAGATTGAGCCATCAAGGAGAATGAAAAGAGAGAAGCAAATAAGACCCAAGAAGCGCTTACCAATCATTAGACGAAATTCAGCAATTTGGAGAGAAGGGTAGAGATGAGATCAAAGGATGAAGaaatcaatctctctctctctctctccctctccctcgcgcgctctctctctctctccctctccctcgcgctctctctctctttctgcaCGAAGCTGGAGATCTTCCtggggaataaattttaaaggATTGGCGGACGGCATGGGCGAACGCGAATCGGCCT
Coding sequences within:
- the LOC131144596 gene encoding heparanase-like protein 2, with amino-acid sequence MGFRVILLFVWCIFLSWFSLSLAEDVKVVVEGVTSIATTDDNFVCATLDWWPSGKCDYNQCPWGKAGILNLDLNNKILLNAIKAFSPLRIRLGGSLQDQVLYKVGTQVRKCPHFKNRKNGLFGFSEGCLSMERWDQINNLLNQTGALFTFGLNALIGREKLSNNDTLYVGNWSSQNARDLMKYSVAKEYKIDSYELGNELCAGGVSARVKADQYGKDFITLKELVKELYPDPTTQPKVLGPAGFYDEKWFSTFLEVTGPNVVDGVTHHTYNLGAGVDPTLINKVQDPYFLDQVAQTYKDVSTTIKWFGPWSEAWIGEAGGAYNSGGRYVSHTFVDGFWYLDQLGMASTFNHKVFCRQALIGGNYGLLNTTTFIPNPDYYGALLWHRLMGKNVLSATHRSSPYLRAYSHCSKDSLGITVILINMSNSTTFDISVTDDVNLYPDRHELTEENSQEAQRREEYHLTPKDGNIQSDVVLLNGTPLVLTESLGIPTLNPKLVDPSKPITVVPDSIVFATLRNFKAPTCA
- the LOC131144247 gene encoding uncharacterized protein LOC131144247 isoform X2, which translates into the protein MIGLFEEGNLLMLEAVTGHLQGLRITPFALSKRPSLLTSVLYFFCPRNELACITSPSKDYLNEKPREKEGLLRLITGCQ
- the LOC131144246 gene encoding remorin-like, with translation MDALIKQMGLRYGAGEENKEQPSVNRERSIPLQKTLSFKGEKKKNQSWLRKSFSRQRGQDDDSKEIEYATAVAAAAFAINSLEESGIPIQKKTSEVPETSKAKVKSKKEDTAIAIPEPGKVSRRFSGETSMRSSEGPDMIVPISDAALEKMPGKTVGPAPSIRKTPTVDNQLKNTSSQNQETAAPKPEAPSALQQPAFQSTGAKRQSSTRIGGTKADAWEKAEMDKIKHWYEKLSKTITSWEENKKKKARRRKDKIEGELERRRVKATQRYNRDMKSIDQIARAAELKAKERRRLEESKVKEKTDKIRETGKDPTTCSCF
- the LOC131144247 gene encoding uncharacterized protein LOC131144247 isoform X1, with product MWCFASNAIANMGLNKNSSKRSRASSEVLDDEICSNISREEGLECPICCESFNIVENVPYVLWCGHTLCKNCVLGLQWAIVKLPTQKIQIPFLISCPWCHFLSPRLVYKGVLKFPRKNFFLLWLVESLNADRLKSFSSFYVDHQPASSLNSNLVCESQASNSSISRRVPCSPCPGHLGNDDDSSHITELPNVARHHFSLKESLNLFIDFAAKFPLVLILLLIVFCVLPASAAMLALYVLVTVLVALPSCLVLYFTYPILVWLVREITA